The following are from one region of the Cytobacillus firmus genome:
- a CDS encoding DHA2 family efflux MFS transporter permease subunit has translation MSQQTNTDQNKPPYGMIAILFIGAFVAILNETLLNVALPSIMEEFDVNATAVQWLSTGYMLINGILIPASAFFIQRFSDKKLFITAMSLFTLGTFLASIAPAFGVLLGARMIQASGSAIMMPLLMNVMLTAFPVEKRGAAMGMFGLVMITAPAIGPTLSGWLIEHYSWRMLFDLVLPIALLTVVFAVFKLKDITPQRAIKLDFISLVLSSIGFGGLLYGFSSAGEKGWDSPLVYGTIVIGALALITFILRQLRMDDPMLEFRIYKYPMFALSSAISIVIAVAMFSAMILMPIYVQTIRGISPMDSGLLMLPGAIVMGIMSPITGKLFDKYGARVLAVIGLTITVVTSYYFSRIGMNTAYSTLVLLYTFRMFGMSMVMMPVMTNGLNQLPAINNPHGTAMNNTLQQVSGAIGSALLITVMNNRTKEKAEELAADTLANMSASAAQPSAQATASMQQKIMNEAMLHGINFTFFLSASIAVIALILAFFIKRVKPHHENQTGEKLAVKE, from the coding sequence ATGTCGCAGCAAACCAATACGGATCAAAACAAACCGCCATATGGCATGATCGCCATTTTATTTATCGGGGCTTTTGTAGCAATATTGAATGAAACATTGCTGAACGTTGCTCTCCCATCCATTATGGAAGAATTTGATGTGAATGCAACTGCCGTACAATGGCTGTCTACAGGCTATATGCTTATTAACGGGATTTTAATCCCGGCGAGTGCATTCTTCATTCAGCGATTTTCCGATAAGAAATTATTCATTACAGCCATGTCACTGTTTACTTTGGGAACATTCCTGGCCAGCATTGCGCCTGCATTTGGTGTGTTATTAGGGGCTCGGATGATTCAGGCTTCAGGATCGGCGATTATGATGCCCCTATTAATGAATGTCATGCTTACCGCATTTCCGGTCGAAAAAAGAGGGGCAGCAATGGGGATGTTTGGTCTTGTCATGATTACAGCTCCAGCAATTGGGCCGACTCTTTCAGGATGGCTGATTGAACATTACAGCTGGAGAATGTTATTTGACCTTGTTCTGCCAATTGCCCTGTTAACCGTAGTTTTTGCAGTCTTTAAATTAAAAGATATCACACCGCAGAGAGCCATTAAGCTTGATTTCATCTCGCTGGTTTTATCAAGCATCGGATTTGGCGGCTTGCTTTATGGTTTTAGTTCTGCAGGGGAAAAAGGATGGGATAGTCCGCTCGTGTACGGCACGATTGTGATTGGGGCACTTGCTTTAATTACCTTTATACTCCGGCAGCTGCGGATGGATGATCCTATGCTTGAGTTTCGCATCTACAAATATCCGATGTTTGCCCTGTCATCAGCCATTTCAATCGTGATAGCTGTCGCTATGTTTTCAGCGATGATTTTGATGCCCATTTATGTACAGACCATCCGCGGAATTTCACCAATGGATTCAGGCCTATTGATGCTTCCGGGAGCGATTGTAATGGGAATCATGTCTCCCATTACAGGGAAACTCTTTGATAAGTACGGGGCAAGAGTTTTGGCGGTGATTGGGCTGACCATTACCGTTGTGACATCTTATTACTTCAGCAGAATCGGCATGAATACGGCCTATTCTACCCTTGTTCTGCTGTATACATTCCGGATGTTCGGGATGTCAATGGTCATGATGCCTGTCATGACAAATGGATTGAATCAGCTGCCGGCGATAAATAATCCGCACGGAACTGCTATGAATAATACACTGCAGCAGGTATCCGGTGCCATTGGCTCCGCGCTGCTAATTACCGTCATGAACAACCGCACGAAAGAAAAAGCGGAGGAACTGGCTGCTGACACACTGGCCAATATGAGTGCCAGTGCAGCTCAGCCATCTGCACAGGCCACAGCTTCCATGCAGCAGAAAATCATGAATGAAGCGATGCTGCATGGCATTAATTTCACTTTCTTCCTTTCTGCATCGATTGCGGTGATTGCACTCATCCTTGCTTTCTTTATTAAGAGAGTGAAACCTCATCATGAGAATCAAACGGGTGAGAAATTGGCTGTTAAAGAGTAA
- the helD gene encoding RNA polymerase recycling motor HelD: MNSKLQQEQKRLDGVMETITEEVRRLEEETSRRKNEVVHIRKHFWDEVKVNTDTFDDYLETIIGLRQEAQALSVSQSTHRHASKRLSTLRRMEEVPYFGRIDFTEEGSSEQEPVYIGIATLRDQSGENFLIYDWRAPVSSVYYDYQPGPAKYETPGGTIEGTLEKKWQYLIRRGELQSMFDTSLTIGDEILQQVLGKGTDKHMHNIVATIQQDQNRIIRHDQGRLLIVHGAAGSGKTSAALQRIAYMLYKYRENLNADQIILFSPNRMFNSYVSNVLPELGEENMQQVTFQEYLDHRLGKEFAVENPYEQLEYVLTAAKTPDYRSRVAGIKFKASARFFEAINAYLKSLELSGMMFKDISFRGKPIVAARQMAAQFYSSGTSLRFHNRLEKLADWLIKQITEAEKAERSKEWVQEEIELLSNEEYHKAHAYLAKKRGFTGDSIHDYEIEPEALARLIVRKKFKPLRKQIRAMRFIDFKAIYKQLFADPLKIREWMEEEMPAEWAAICQSTQEMLGEGRLCYEDATPFLYVKEQIQGFQTNSSIKHIVVDEAQDYSPFQFEFLKRLFPASKMTVLGDFNQAIFAHASETADFHTLTSLYGPDQTELINLARSYRSTKPIIEFTRRLVPNGKEIIPFERDGKLPELKQLSDHTELHSFIASQVADWRSQGLNSMAIICKSAEESAKAYEALSGIDGIKLLRSNSTEYEEGVVVVPSYLSKGIEFDAVIIYDASEKVYGDESLRRVFYTSCTRAMHDLQLCSVGEPSPFLQGVLEEGLIQV; encoded by the coding sequence ATGAATTCAAAACTTCAGCAGGAGCAAAAACGATTGGATGGTGTAATGGAGACGATTACGGAGGAAGTCCGCAGATTGGAAGAAGAAACCTCCAGGCGTAAAAACGAAGTGGTTCATATCCGCAAACACTTTTGGGATGAAGTCAAGGTGAACACAGATACCTTTGATGATTATTTGGAGACCATTATCGGTTTGAGGCAGGAGGCACAGGCTCTGTCTGTCAGCCAAAGCACCCATCGGCATGCTTCAAAGCGCTTGTCCACCCTGCGCCGAATGGAAGAGGTGCCCTATTTCGGCCGGATCGATTTTACGGAAGAAGGCTCTTCCGAACAGGAGCCTGTTTATATTGGCATTGCTACGTTAAGGGATCAGAGCGGCGAGAATTTTCTTATTTACGACTGGAGGGCGCCGGTTTCGAGTGTGTACTATGATTATCAGCCGGGGCCTGCTAAGTATGAAACACCCGGAGGCACAATTGAGGGCACATTGGAGAAAAAGTGGCAATATCTGATCCGCCGCGGTGAACTTCAATCCATGTTCGATACGAGTCTGACCATTGGGGATGAAATTCTGCAGCAGGTTCTCGGCAAGGGAACTGATAAGCATATGCACAATATTGTCGCGACCATTCAACAGGATCAAAACCGGATCATCCGTCATGATCAGGGAAGGCTGCTCATTGTTCACGGTGCGGCCGGAAGCGGCAAGACGTCAGCTGCCCTGCAGCGGATTGCTTATATGCTTTACAAGTACCGCGAAAATCTGAATGCTGATCAAATCATTCTGTTTTCACCTAATAGGATGTTTAACAGCTATGTATCCAATGTGCTGCCGGAGCTCGGGGAAGAGAACATGCAGCAGGTTACCTTCCAGGAATATTTGGATCATCGGCTGGGTAAAGAATTTGCCGTAGAAAATCCATATGAGCAATTGGAGTATGTCTTAACTGCTGCGAAAACCCCTGACTACAGATCAAGGGTTGCGGGCATTAAATTTAAAGCATCTGCCCGGTTTTTTGAGGCCATTAATGCGTACTTGAAGTCGCTGGAGTTATCGGGAATGATGTTTAAGGATATAAGTTTCAGAGGAAAGCCGATTGTTGCTGCTCGGCAAATGGCAGCTCAATTCTACAGCAGCGGCACTTCACTCCGATTCCATAACAGACTTGAGAAGCTGGCGGATTGGCTTATTAAGCAAATTACTGAAGCTGAAAAAGCTGAACGGTCCAAGGAGTGGGTACAGGAGGAAATCGAGCTGCTCAGCAATGAGGAATACCATAAGGCGCATGCCTACCTGGCGAAAAAACGCGGCTTTACAGGGGATTCGATTCATGATTATGAAATCGAGCCTGAAGCGTTAGCCCGCCTGATTGTCCGGAAAAAATTCAAGCCGCTGCGAAAACAAATCCGGGCCATGCGTTTCATTGATTTTAAGGCGATATACAAGCAGCTATTTGCAGATCCCCTGAAGATCCGAGAGTGGATGGAAGAGGAGATGCCGGCAGAATGGGCTGCTATCTGCCAATCGACACAGGAAATGCTCGGTGAAGGCAGATTATGTTATGAAGATGCTACTCCATTTTTATATGTGAAGGAGCAGATTCAAGGTTTTCAGACGAATAGTTCGATTAAACATATTGTGGTGGATGAGGCGCAGGATTACTCTCCGTTTCAATTTGAGTTTTTAAAGCGTTTGTTTCCTGCTTCCAAGATGACGGTGCTCGGTGATTTTAACCAGGCGATTTTCGCCCATGCCAGCGAAACGGCTGATTTTCACACACTCACCAGCCTATATGGTCCGGATCAGACAGAACTGATTAATTTAGCGAGGAGCTACAGGTCGACTAAACCAATCATCGAATTTACACGAAGACTGGTTCCTAACGGGAAAGAGATCATCCCGTTTGAACGCGATGGCAAGCTGCCTGAGCTGAAGCAATTATCCGATCACACCGAACTGCACAGCTTCATTGCCTCCCAGGTTGCTGACTGGAGAAGCCAGGGGCTTAACAGCATGGCCATTATCTGTAAGTCTGCTGAGGAAAGTGCAAAGGCCTATGAAGCCCTGTCCGGCATCGATGGAATAAAACTCCTGAGGAGCAATTCGACTGAATATGAAGAAGGAGTCGTTGTCGTACCTTCGTACTTGTCCAAGGGCATTGAATTTGATGCCGTCATCATTTATGATGCATCGGAAAAAGTATATGGTGATGAGAGCCTGCGCAGAGTGTTTTATACCTCCTGCACGAGAGCGATGCATGATTTGCAGCTCTGCAGCGTGGGTGAACCGAGTCCGTTTTTGCAGGGTGTTTTGGAGGAAGGTCTCATTCAAGTCTGA
- a CDS encoding alpha/beta fold hydrolase, with protein MSEQIMKINNVDICTESFGNSKDPAILLIMGAMSSQDWWDEDFCLRLADQGRFVIRYDHRDLGRSTTYEPGTSNYTITDLADDAAGVLDAYHIDQAHIVGMSMGGLTGQILALRYPARVLTLTLIASSVFGTEMEKLPPMDQNILDYHAKSASIDWSDRDAVIPYLAGGWKTLAGSKPFEQERMYKLAASEADRANHLPSRFNHALLQGGEEYYDRMNEIRVPVLIIHGTEDPALPYEHGLALKKAIPHSELVTLNGTGHEIHSEDWNQIIDSVVKHSS; from the coding sequence ATGAGTGAACAAATAATGAAAATAAATAATGTGGATATATGTACAGAGAGCTTTGGAAACTCCAAGGATCCAGCAATTCTTTTGATCATGGGCGCAATGTCTTCACAGGACTGGTGGGACGAAGATTTCTGTCTCCGTCTGGCTGATCAGGGGAGATTTGTCATTCGGTACGATCATCGGGATCTGGGAAGATCGACCACTTATGAACCCGGGACTTCCAATTATACAATAACAGACTTGGCTGACGATGCAGCAGGCGTACTGGATGCTTATCACATTGATCAGGCCCATATTGTCGGGATGTCCATGGGCGGATTAACTGGACAGATTCTTGCCTTAAGATATCCGGCCCGTGTATTGACACTTACGCTTATCGCATCAAGTGTGTTCGGAACTGAGATGGAAAAGCTGCCGCCAATGGATCAGAATATACTGGATTACCACGCGAAGAGCGCTTCCATCGATTGGTCGGATCGGGACGCTGTCATTCCTTATCTTGCGGGCGGATGGAAAACACTAGCCGGCTCCAAACCTTTCGAACAGGAAAGAATGTATAAACTTGCAGCAAGTGAAGCAGACCGCGCCAATCATCTGCCGAGCAGATTTAACCATGCCCTGCTTCAAGGCGGAGAAGAATATTACGATAGAATGAATGAGATCCGCGTACCAGTTCTCATTATACACGGCACAGAAGACCCGGCCCTCCCATACGAGCACGGACTCGCGCTTAAGAAAGCCATCCCGCATTCTGAATTGGTGACACTTAATGGAACTGGACATGAGATTCATAGTGAAGACTGGAATCAGATTATAGATTCTGTTGTAAAGCATAGTTCTTGA
- a CDS encoding NUDIX hydrolase — MIIVNVEGAIRKNDKWLIVERSKKEEHAGGLLSLVGGKVDLEGNSSNILERTVKREILEEVGVKVKDRLTYVHSTSFVTDTNHNVVDIVFLCEYESGDALPLCSDEVEEVLWLTTEEILHHPKAPVYLKESIKYAEALIPIH; from the coding sequence ATGATTATTGTAAATGTAGAAGGGGCTATAAGGAAAAATGACAAGTGGCTCATTGTTGAAAGAAGTAAAAAAGAGGAACATGCAGGTGGTTTGCTTTCCCTTGTTGGAGGAAAGGTGGATTTAGAAGGAAACTCATCAAATATTTTAGAAAGAACTGTAAAGCGTGAAATTTTAGAGGAAGTCGGGGTAAAAGTAAAAGACCGTTTAACTTATGTACACAGTACTTCTTTCGTAACAGATACTAATCATAATGTAGTAGATATTGTTTTTCTATGCGAATATGAATCTGGTGATGCATTACCTTTATGTTCCGATGAGGTCGAAGAGGTGTTATGGCTAACAACTGAAGAGATCTTACATCACCCGAAAGCGCCTGTTTACTTAAAAGAAAGTATTAAGTATGCTGAAGCATTGATTCCAATCCATTAG
- a CDS encoding VOC family protein, with the protein MSKGLLHHIELYVSNLERSSEFWGWFLEELGYVSFQKWEFGQSWRLGETYIVFVQAEERFLDIPYHRCRVGLNHLAFYAESRLHVDEITNVLEAKGVNILYKNKHPFAGGTAHYAVYFEDPDRIKVELIAPL; encoded by the coding sequence TTGTCAAAGGGGTTGCTCCATCATATCGAGCTGTACGTATCAAATTTGGAAAGGTCATCCGAATTTTGGGGGTGGTTTCTCGAGGAGTTAGGATATGTATCTTTTCAAAAATGGGAATTCGGACAAAGCTGGAGACTAGGTGAAACCTACATTGTCTTTGTGCAGGCAGAGGAACGCTTTCTTGATATTCCATATCATAGATGCCGAGTGGGGCTGAATCATCTGGCATTTTATGCTGAATCACGGCTTCACGTTGATGAAATAACGAATGTATTAGAGGCTAAAGGGGTCAATATCCTTTATAAAAACAAGCATCCTTTTGCGGGAGGAACTGCTCATTACGCAGTCTATTTCGAAGATCCTGATCGAATTAAAGTTGAATTAATTGCTCCTTTATAA
- a CDS encoding GNAT family N-acetyltransferase yields MEIRIATVNDIKEITILMEHLGYPTTIEKMKKRFSNIESSPDYHTLLALYDAKVVGMIGLVKGYYYELDGLYVRIVALVVDSNHRNKGIGKQLLNEAEIWAKKIGATGIGLNSGNRPERINAHKFYKNSGYIEKSVGFAKRLI; encoded by the coding sequence ATGGAAATTAGGATAGCAACAGTGAATGATATTAAGGAAATAACTATATTGATGGAACACCTTGGATATCCCACAACAATCGAAAAAATGAAAAAACGATTTAGCAATATTGAATCTAGTCCAGACTACCATACTTTGTTAGCATTATATGATGCTAAAGTAGTTGGAATGATAGGACTTGTAAAAGGGTATTATTATGAATTAGATGGCTTATATGTTCGTATTGTAGCCCTTGTGGTAGACTCAAATCACCGTAATAAAGGGATAGGTAAACAGCTATTAAACGAGGCAGAAATTTGGGCAAAAAAAATTGGAGCAACGGGAATAGGGCTAAATAGTGGGAACCGACCAGAGAGAATTAATGCTCATAAATTCTATAAAAATAGTGGCTATATAGAAAAAAGTGTTGGATTTGCAAAAAGGCTTATCTAA
- a CDS encoding permease prefix domain 1-containing protein — protein MKQIESYVDEVYHNVGGNKKDIEDLKAEMKNHLLEAVHELKSEGKSEQEAIEIAINRFGGENEMRSVIGQLFKAQKVFAKWVLYLALICLITTVTPFGVIWSLEEQNARENSIVATKIFDVLDGKRAISKDMEEEIKGLVQGTDQISQIEIYNVSNVDNNNLVFDYVRDTKPDYRYEQKVWNPEWLQADFFPYGNGDGKRWYVEMETRHIGSLMSIILFSGMAVYITLFTIWATVNAYHHKRLNIGWVIVFTLLNIVGYLLYFLVGKRKVPA, from the coding sequence ATGAAACAAATAGAATCGTATGTTGATGAAGTTTATCATAATGTTGGTGGGAATAAGAAAGACATTGAAGATTTAAAAGCAGAAATGAAAAATCATTTGTTAGAAGCAGTTCACGAATTGAAATCAGAGGGAAAATCAGAACAAGAAGCTATTGAAATAGCAATTAACCGTTTTGGCGGAGAAAATGAAATGCGTTCTGTTATAGGGCAATTATTTAAAGCACAAAAAGTATTTGCAAAATGGGTGCTTTATCTAGCTTTAATATGCCTTATTACTACTGTTACCCCATTTGGAGTTATATGGTCATTAGAAGAACAAAATGCACGCGAAAATTCCATTGTTGCGACTAAAATTTTTGATGTGTTGGATGGAAAAAGAGCCATTTCAAAAGATATGGAAGAAGAAATAAAAGGGCTCGTTCAAGGAACAGACCAAATTTCACAAATCGAAATTTATAATGTAAGTAATGTTGATAATAACAATTTGGTATTTGATTATGTAAGAGATACAAAGCCAGATTACCGATATGAACAAAAAGTGTGGAATCCTGAATGGCTTCAAGCCGATTTCTTTCCTTATGGAAACGGCGATGGTAAACGGTGGTACGTTGAAATGGAAACGAGACATATTGGTAGTTTAATGTCTATAATTTTGTTCTCAGGGATGGCAGTTTATATAACTTTGTTCACTATTTGGGCAACCGTTAATGCTTATCATCATAAACGATTAAATATTGGTTGGGTTATCGTGTTTACTTTATTAAATATTGTCGGTTATTTGCTTTATTTTTTAGTAGGGAAAAGAAAAGTGCCAGCTTAG
- a CDS encoding PadR family transcriptional regulator, whose translation MEVNKEVLKGHIDTLILSLLHTRDLYGYELAKLVREKSEDQFEIKEGTLYLSLKRLEKNKWIESYWGDEQGPGGRRKYYKLTPQGEEGFEKKRLEWQFVKKIIDSFLEGENKHETNRIVC comes from the coding sequence TTGGAAGTTAATAAAGAAGTGCTAAAGGGTCATATTGATACGTTAATACTGTCTTTACTACATACTAGAGATTTGTACGGATATGAGTTAGCAAAACTGGTTCGAGAAAAAAGCGAAGACCAATTTGAAATAAAGGAAGGGACACTTTATTTATCTCTAAAGCGTTTAGAAAAAAATAAATGGATTGAATCTTACTGGGGCGATGAACAAGGACCAGGAGGAAGAAGAAAATACTACAAACTTACACCACAGGGTGAAGAAGGTTTTGAAAAAAAGCGTTTGGAATGGCAGTTTGTAAAAAAAATTATTGATTCGTTTTTAGAAGGGGAGAACAAGCATGAAACAAATAGAATCGTATGTTGA
- a CDS encoding DinB family protein: MYHSLSDFYTSWEFEAGATSRILKNLTDESLKQEVTPNQWSLGRIAWHTVTSIKVISSQAGLRFKAPDEDWSVPSSANFIAESYIKSSHEFVEALKTQWTDQTLMEQIDFFGINMTKGSLLLFLSQHQTHHRGQMTILMRQAGISVPGIYGPSKEEWAQLGMAEPKQTSFG, from the coding sequence ATGTATCATAGTTTAAGCGATTTTTATACATCTTGGGAATTTGAGGCAGGAGCTACAAGCAGGATTCTTAAAAATCTCACGGATGAATCATTAAAGCAAGAAGTCACTCCAAATCAATGGTCTTTAGGACGTATTGCATGGCATACGGTCACTTCTATTAAAGTTATTAGTTCACAGGCAGGATTAAGGTTTAAAGCTCCTGATGAAGACTGGTCTGTCCCATCATCCGCTAACTTCATTGCTGAAAGCTATATTAAATCTTCACATGAATTTGTTGAGGCTTTGAAAACTCAATGGACTGATCAGACTCTTATGGAACAAATTGACTTCTTTGGAATAAACATGACAAAGGGAAGTCTTTTATTATTTTTAAGCCAACATCAAACTCATCACCGGGGACAAATGACTATTCTAATGAGACAAGCAGGAATTAGTGTTCCAGGGATCTACGGTCCTTCAAAAGAAGAATGGGCACAATTAGGAATGGCTGAACCAAAACAGACTTCATTTGGCTAA
- a CDS encoding GNAT family N-acetyltransferase has protein sequence MKIERLSNGRVEDFLNYCRIHKGAVDSSFLYEDDLKQFQDTEENPTYLAIDENGKVKAVASLIMDEYAKSGRKSRFRIFHSEIEDIDVYKGLMNELLKYKEGYDKYFIFIPLDNKKLQSNLSQLQFSAERYSFILLRDHSPVASVNLPENYEIKNYESGKDEEIWCMVRNTGFAKLKGSETPMSPDQVKKMMASDDYLDGGAMILYHYERPVGVVKCSDDEYNDIQTMNIGSLALIPEYQGKGLGRMLLRKAMQFGLDQSYKQIYLSVNGENEQAKSLYVQEGFKEAEGFVCYSCHF, from the coding sequence ATGAAAATTGAGCGCTTATCAAATGGAAGAGTAGAAGATTTTTTAAATTACTGCAGGATTCATAAAGGAGCAGTTGATTCTTCCTTTTTATATGAGGATGATTTAAAACAGTTTCAAGATACTGAAGAGAACCCAACCTATTTAGCAATTGATGAAAATGGGAAAGTAAAAGCAGTTGCTTCCTTGATTATGGATGAATATGCGAAAAGCGGGCGGAAATCAAGATTTCGCATTTTCCACTCTGAGATTGAAGATATTGATGTTTATAAAGGCTTAATGAACGAATTGTTGAAGTATAAAGAAGGCTACGATAAATATTTTATATTTATACCGCTTGATAATAAGAAGCTGCAAAGTAATTTATCACAATTACAATTTTCAGCAGAACGGTACTCGTTTATCCTTTTACGAGATCATTCACCGGTTGCGTCAGTAAATCTTCCGGAAAACTATGAAATCAAAAATTATGAATCAGGGAAGGACGAAGAAATCTGGTGTATGGTCCGAAACACTGGTTTCGCTAAGCTTAAAGGGAGCGAAACACCAATGAGCCCGGACCAAGTAAAGAAAATGATGGCTTCTGATGACTATCTTGATGGCGGGGCCATGATACTCTACCATTATGAAAGGCCGGTTGGAGTGGTGAAATGTTCCGACGATGAATATAATGATATTCAGACAATGAATATCGGGTCTCTTGCCTTGATTCCAGAGTACCAAGGTAAAGGGTTAGGAAGAATGCTTCTGCGGAAAGCTATGCAGTTTGGATTAGACCAGTCATACAAACAAATATATTTATCTGTAAATGGAGAAAATGAGCAAGCAAAATCATTGTATGTGCAAGAAGGATTTAAAGAAGCAGAAGGTTTTGTGTGTTACTCTTGCCATTTTTAA
- a CDS encoding RNA polymerase alpha subunit C-terminal domain-containing protein — MAVGKSLRICEKGHKFYKTSECKSCPACDKENKPNSGFLSKLSAPARNALVFDGIDTLEKLSNYTEKEILKLHGIGPASLPIMRTCLKEEGLSFKE; from the coding sequence TTGGCAGTAGGTAAAAGTTTAAGGATTTGTGAAAAGGGACATAAATTTTACAAAACTAGTGAGTGTAAAAGCTGCCCTGCCTGTGATAAAGAGAATAAACCCAATAGTGGCTTCCTTTCAAAACTCAGTGCTCCTGCAAGGAATGCATTGGTATTCGATGGAATAGACACTTTGGAAAAACTATCAAATTACACAGAAAAAGAAATATTAAAACTTCATGGTATTGGACCAGCTTCCCTGCCTATTATGAGAACCTGCTTAAAAGAAGAAGGGCTATCATTTAAAGAATAA
- a CDS encoding NUDIX hydrolase — translation MHKWLGSAGVCIRGDKVLMVLQGTADEPKRWSVPSGGLEEGETFEECCIREVREETGFEVKVIRTIFNKMSCSGEVRYFEVEIIGGEATIQDPDQLIYDIAWKSIEEIKTLKLSFPEDRAFLITLPSFAYCEEDY, via the coding sequence ATGCATAAGTGGCTTGGTTCGGCGGGAGTTTGCATTAGAGGGGATAAGGTCCTCATGGTATTGCAGGGGACAGCAGACGAACCAAAACGCTGGTCTGTTCCTTCAGGCGGTTTAGAAGAAGGAGAAACGTTTGAGGAATGCTGTATCAGGGAGGTAAGGGAAGAAACAGGGTTTGAGGTGAAGGTTATACGGACTATTTTCAATAAAATGAGTTGCAGCGGGGAAGTAAGATATTTTGAAGTGGAGATTATTGGAGGTGAAGCAACAATCCAGGATCCTGATCAATTGATTTATGACATTGCCTGGAAGAGTATCGAGGAAATAAAAACTTTAAAGTTATCGTTTCCCGAAGATCGAGCCTTTTTAATTACTCTTCCGTCTTTTGCTTATTGTGAAGAAGATTATTGA
- a CDS encoding flavin-containing monooxygenase: MAVKKYEAVIIGGGQAGLAMGYFLKKEKLSFVIIEKNGNVGDSWRQRYNSLVLFTPRQYSSLPGLQMRGPSEDFPTKDDMADYLNDYVKYFALPVMLDTNVTQFNKLPAGSFIIETTNGSLKAQQVIIAAGAFQKSYIPPVIKEGTGAFQLHSSEYRSSEEVPDGEVLIVGGGNSGAQLAVELAKERKVTIAVGHRMKFFPLTILGKSIFYWLEKIGLLFAGKDTMKGSWFQKQKDRIFGKELKTLIQNKKVDVKPKVIQVSDTEVLFGDGTQRNFESIIWSTGFVPSYDWIHIEGVVSGEGKPIHKRGVTEIKGLYFIGLPWQYQRGSALICGVGQDAEYLLSAMLSNRT, translated from the coding sequence ATGGCCGTGAAAAAATATGAAGCTGTCATTATTGGCGGTGGTCAGGCCGGGTTAGCGATGGGATATTTTTTGAAAAAAGAGAAGCTATCCTTTGTGATAATAGAAAAAAACGGCAACGTGGGGGATTCCTGGAGACAAAGATACAACTCCCTTGTTTTATTTACTCCGCGCCAATATAGCAGTCTGCCCGGACTGCAAATGAGAGGTCCATCAGAGGATTTTCCGACGAAGGATGACATGGCGGATTATCTGAATGACTATGTGAAGTATTTTGCTCTTCCGGTCATGCTGGATACGAACGTCACTCAGTTTAATAAGCTGCCAGCTGGCTCGTTTATTATAGAGACTACTAACGGTAGCCTTAAAGCTCAACAAGTTATCATCGCAGCTGGTGCCTTTCAAAAATCTTATATACCTCCTGTTATTAAAGAGGGAACAGGTGCTTTCCAGCTTCACTCTTCAGAATATCGATCATCGGAAGAAGTGCCAGACGGTGAGGTATTGATCGTAGGCGGCGGCAATTCAGGTGCGCAGCTTGCTGTGGAGTTAGCCAAAGAGAGGAAAGTCACAATAGCTGTTGGCCATCGCATGAAATTTTTCCCCTTAACAATACTGGGGAAAAGCATTTTTTATTGGCTGGAAAAAATCGGGCTGCTGTTTGCAGGGAAAGATACGATGAAAGGCAGCTGGTTTCAGAAACAAAAGGACCGGATTTTTGGAAAAGAGCTGAAAACACTCATTCAGAATAAGAAGGTTGATGTAAAGCCGAAAGTTATACAGGTCAGTGATACAGAAGTTCTCTTTGGAGATGGGACTCAGAGGAATTTCGAAAGTATCATATGGTCTACTGGTTTTGTTCCCTCATACGATTGGATTCATATAGAGGGTGTGGTCTCTGGTGAAGGAAAACCCATACATAAAAGGGGGGTTACTGAAATAAAGGGGCTTTATTTTATTGGTTTACCTTGGCAATATCAGCGAGGATCCGCATTGATTTGTGGAGTTGGGCAGGATGCTGAATATTTGCTTAGTGCAATGCTTTCTAATAGAACATAG